In a genomic window of Aggregatimonas sangjinii:
- a CDS encoding alpha/beta fold hydrolase, with protein MKTNLYFIAVICIFLSCKSTQKTAKEFVPTFSVSKKTTHKIPDGQDYTFGYLEVLENRNNTTGKSIKFPVYIFKSRSKNPKKDPIIYTVGGPGSTTMPSAQYMNYYTYLDDRDFILVEQRGNYYARPHLNCPEWAQAIYESNQPNFDSAKYDELFAKAAKSCKERLEQKGIDLNGYNTNEIAADINDLVNTLGIDEYNLLTMSYSTKIAQVLMRDYPDKIRSVVMDSPLPLEVNYDAESVQNLMESITSLLSDCKNDKDCNTAYPNIKNRFFEYLKEKTIDPLKVEVENPKTGNLESFYLSGSDLITVFTSASTGSVPNIPSEIAKLLNDDMSSVKERLAYLFQEPSGGAGVGMRLSVWCSEENPFNPIDKIESETNKYPEVKGLSPAVFDNEICEIWAVKKAAEIENYAVQSDIPVLFISGEYDNKTPAKWAKSMTHNFTNSFHLIFKGWKHTPTTNWSNRCAMESANDFFNKPRQEPNSDCFRQIEGLKFKTE; from the coding sequence ATGAAAACCAACCTATACTTCATCGCGGTTATTTGTATTTTTTTGAGCTGCAAATCGACACAAAAGACAGCAAAAGAATTTGTTCCAACTTTTTCGGTTTCTAAAAAAACAACGCATAAAATTCCTGACGGACAAGACTACACATTTGGGTATTTAGAGGTTCTTGAAAACAGAAACAATACGACTGGAAAATCAATAAAGTTTCCGGTCTATATTTTCAAAAGTAGAAGCAAAAACCCAAAAAAAGACCCCATCATCTATACGGTAGGTGGCCCAGGGTCAACTACAATGCCATCTGCGCAATACATGAATTACTACACATATCTTGATGACAGGGATTTTATTCTCGTAGAGCAACGTGGAAATTATTATGCGCGACCACATTTAAATTGCCCGGAATGGGCACAGGCAATCTATGAATCAAATCAACCCAATTTTGATTCAGCCAAATACGATGAGTTATTTGCGAAAGCAGCGAAATCTTGCAAAGAACGGCTGGAACAAAAAGGTATTGACTTAAATGGATACAATACCAACGAAATAGCAGCTGACATCAATGATTTGGTCAACACCCTAGGAATTGACGAATACAATCTACTTACAATGTCGTACAGCACTAAAATCGCTCAAGTCTTAATGCGTGATTATCCAGATAAAATTAGAAGTGTTGTAATGGATTCGCCGCTTCCTTTGGAAGTGAATTACGATGCAGAAAGCGTTCAGAATCTAATGGAGTCTATCACGTCATTGCTTTCCGATTGTAAAAACGACAAAGACTGCAACACTGCTTATCCAAACATTAAAAATCGATTTTTTGAGTATTTAAAGGAAAAGACAATTGATCCGTTAAAAGTTGAAGTCGAGAACCCAAAAACTGGTAATTTGGAGTCATTTTACTTAAGTGGCAGCGATTTAATTACGGTGTTCACTTCAGCTTCGACCGGAAGTGTTCCTAACATTCCATCTGAAATTGCCAAATTATTGAATGATGATATGAGTTCCGTAAAAGAAAGACTGGCATATCTCTTTCAAGAGCCGAGTGGCGGTGCGGGAGTTGGAATGCGTCTTTCTGTATGGTGTTCAGAAGAAAATCCTTTTAATCCTATTGACAAAATAGAAAGTGAAACAAACAAATATCCAGAAGTGAAAGGACTGTCACCTGCTGTTTTTGACAATGAGATATGCGAAATATGGGCCGTCAAAAAAGCTGCGGAAATTGAAAATTATGCAGTCCAAAGCGATATTCCTGTTCTATTTATAAGCGGAGAATATGATAATAAGACACCAGCGAAATGGGCAAAGTCGATGACTCACAATTTCACGAATAGCTTTCATCTTATTTTTAAAGGTTGGAAACATACACCAACAACTAATTGGAGCAACCGATGTGCAATGGAATCGGCAAATGATTTTTTCAATAAGCCCAGGCAGGAACCAAACTCTGATTGTTTCCGACAGATTGAAGGTCTCAAATTTAAAACGGAATAG